The following coding sequences lie in one Sorghum bicolor cultivar BTx623 chromosome 6, Sorghum_bicolor_NCBIv3, whole genome shotgun sequence genomic window:
- the LOC110436582 gene encoding transcription factor bHLH96-like has protein sequence MALEALCTTTSDVLVYDTFNAAAAACAASAGTGSFLFGNAAPVEVPPAAAMASQANGESGVQQVRRNRRRRQRSAKNAVDAESQRMNHIAVERNRRRQMNEYLAALRSLMPDSYVHRSDQASVVSGAIDFVKELEQQLQSLEAQKLALNQQQRSDKAAERDAAQPSPGRDDPASAGNNSGDAAARGEVSAPELQPQPQPQPPPFARFFRYPQYAWLHATPAREDAVVAVGAGAEEKAEASRASAVADVEVGTVVDSHASLRVMAPRRPGQLLRMVAGMQALGLAVLHLTVATAPDATALYTFSLKVEEGCGLATAEDIAVAVHHVLCIIDAEASSRAAGPRAV, from the exons ATGGCGCTGGAAGCTCTGTGCACGACCACCAGCGACGTCCTCGTCTACGACACCttcaacgccgccgccgccgcgtgcgCCGCTTCTGCGGGGACGGGGAGCTTCCTCTTCGGCAATGCAGCACCGGTGGAggtgccgccggcggcggcgatggcgtCCCAGGCGAACGGGGAAAGCGGCGTGCAGCAGGTGCGGAggaaccggcggcggcggcagaggaGCGCCAAGAACGCCGTGGACGCCGAGAGCCAGCGGATGAACCACATCGCCGTCGAGCGCAACCGCCGCCGCCAGATGAACGAGTACCTCGCCGCGCTCCGCTCGCTCATGCCGGACTCCTACGTCCACCGG AGTGATCAGGCGTCCGTGGTCAGCGGCgccatcgatttcgtgaaggaGCTCGAGCAGCAGCTGCAGTCCCTGGAGGCGCAGAAGCTGGCGCTGAACCAGCAGCAGCGCAGCGACAAGGCGGCGGAGCGCGACGCGGCGCAACCGTCACCAGGTCGTGACGACCCAGCGTCCGCCGGCAACAACAGCGGGGACGCCGCGGCGCGCGGCGAGGTGTCGGCGCCGGAGctgcagccgcagccgcagccgcaacCGCCTCCGTTCGCCCGGTTCTTTCGGTACCCGCAGTACGCGTGGCTCCACGCCACGCCAGCGCGGGAGGACGCCGTCGTGGCCGTCGGCGCGGGCGCGGAGGAGAAGGCGGAGGCGAGCCGCGCGTCCGCGGTGGCGGACGTGGAGGTGGGCACGGTGGTGGACTCGCACGCCAGCCTCCGCGTGATGGCGCCGCGGCGGCCCGGGCAGCTGCTGCGGATGGTGGCCGGGATGCAGGCGCTCGGCCTCGCCGTGCTCCACCTCACCGTGGCCACCGCGCCCGACGCCACGGCGCTCTACACGTTCAGCCTCAAG GTGGAGGAAGGGTGCGGCCTGGCGACGGCGGAGGACATCGCCGTGGCGGTGCACCATGTCCTCTGCATCATCGACGCCGAGGCGAGCAGCAGGGCAGCCGGGCCTCGAGCGGTCTAG